Sequence from the Gammaproteobacteria bacterium genome:
ACCGGAGCGTCGGCTGGATGAGCTGTTTCCTGACGGTCGCGATCAGATGGACTATACGCTGCCGCGCAAAGTAGGCGACGTGTGGGAACTGGCTTTTCGTGGTGCTGACCGTCTGTTGCATGTTTACCAGTCGCTTGGCGGGATAACGTCCATCCTGCCGCTGCGTGAATTTGCGATCCGCCGGTGCCTGGACTGGGTCGTGGAACGGCAGGAGGAGGACGGCGCCTGGGGCGGCATCCAGCCACCGTGGATTTACTCGGTTATAGCCTTGCACCACGAGGGTTACGCGCTGGAACACCCGGTCGTAAAGAAGGGCCTGGATGCGCTGGATGCACACTGGACCTACGAAAAAAACGGCTCGCTGCGGGTGCAGGCCAGTGAGTCCATCGTCTGGGATACGCTGCTTGCGTTACTGGCGCTCGCCGATTGTGACCGCAAGCTGCACGATTCTCCGGCGATGCAGCGTGCACTGGAATGGGTGCTCAACAAGCAGGTCACCACCGGCGGGGACTGGCAGGTAAAGGTAAAGGGTGTCGAGCCTGGTGGCTGGCCATTTGAACGGGCCAACAACAACTATCCGGATGTCGATGACACCGCGGTGGCGCTGATGGTACTGGCACTGCTCCGTGACCAGTATCACGATCACGCGCGTATTGACCAGGCCATCGAGCGTGCACGTAACTGGGTTGTTGCCATGCAATGCAGTAACGGCGGCTGGGCGGCGTTTGATAAAGACAACGACAACGAGTTGCTCACCAAGCTACCGTTTTGCGATTTTGGCGAGACGCTCGACCCGCCCAGTGCCGACGTCACCGGTCACGTGCTCGAGGCATTTGGCATGCTTGGCATGACAAGTGATGATCCGGTGGTTCGCTGTGGCTACCAGTTCCTGGTCAACGAGCAGGAAGACGACAACAGCTGGTTTGGTCGCTGGGGCGTCAACCATCTTTACGGTACGGCAGCGGTGTTGCCGGCCCTGCATGCAGTTGGGCAGGACATGCGACAGCAGTGGATCCGGGCTGCTGCCGACTGGGTTGCTGAGCATCAGAATGAGGACGGTGGCTGGGGCGAGAGTTGCGCGTCATATATGGATCGCAGCATGCGGGGTCGCGGCGACAGTACTGCCTCGCAAACGGCGTGGGCCCTGATGGCGCTGCTGGCAATGGGCGAACCGGCTTATCGGGTCGCCATCGAGCGTGGCCTGGCCTGGCTGATCGCGAAGCAGGATGACGACGGCACCTGGGATGAACCGCAGTACACCGGAACCGGTTTTCCCGGCTACGGTATTGGCGCGCGCATGGACCTGGCGGAGACCAACCTGGAACGGCGGTTGAGCCAGGGTACAGAGCTGGCGCGCGGGTTCATGATCAATTACAACCTTTATCGTCATTACTTCCCTCTCATCGCAATGGGGCGGGCGCGTCGCTACCTGCACTCCGGTCACGGTTAGGCCGCCGCTCGCAATCTGTTGTGGGAGCGGCTTCCAGCCGCGACTACTCGCGACAGGTTCCTGTGGGAGCGGCTTCCAGCCGCGACTGCTCGCGACAGGTTCCTGTGGGAGCGGCTTCAGCCGCGACTGCCTGCGACGGAGTTTTGCGGCGGGCCTGATCCGCGTGTATCGGGACACGCAAATCGAATTTATCGCGTAGCGATTCTACTGTGAGGCCGCAGGCCGAGCTGATGAACGGCGTCAATCGGGCTCCGGCATGCCCCCTTTTGGCCCTCTATAATTATTATCAGTCGTCCGGACAGGCGGAATACAACCGGCAGAGTCTGTCTTTCTCGCCGCCGTCGCATGGGCATGCACGAGAAAGGCTTTTGAGGTGAGCGATATGAGTTTTTCAGATCTCGCTGTATTTATCGGGGCAATCGTAACGCTGGCTGGCGTTATCGCCGCGGGCTACAGGTACTTTGCACATCGTGAACGCCAGGCGATAGTACGAACGGCCTTTCGGGAAACCGTCGATTCCCTCGGTGCCGGAGACGCGGTCCATCGCCGGGCAGGCGCCATCATGCTGCGGCGATTTTTTAACGAAAAGACCGAGCAGGGTGGTAAAGGCACGCCGTATGCGCAGGAGGCACAAGACGTCATCGCCGCCACCCTGCGAAACATCGAGACAGGCAGTTTTCAGAAACTGCTGGCGGACGGACTGGTGTATGCGCCAACGCTGGTCGGAGCCGACCTGCAAAAAACAAACCTGCAGGGCGCGTATCTTGGTCCGCGTGAAGGCAAAGTGGCCGAACTGCGTGGTGCAGATTTTTTTCGCGCCGACCTGACGCTCGCTTCGTTAAAAAATGCCGACGCTCGTGAGGCTCAGTTTTACCAGGCCCGATTGGCGAGCACCGTTTTGAAGGGAGCAGACCTGCGAGACGCCAATTTCTACGAAGCGGACCTGCTCGGTGCTCGGTTTGGCGGCGCAAAACTGGATGGCGCAAATTTTGCGAATGCCCGTAACGTACCAGATGAAATCAGCGAAAGGCTGGATGAAAACGGCAATTACATTTCCGATGGCGCCCCCGACTCGACCTGGAGCGGGGGCGAGAAACTCTCGGTGTTCCTGAGCCGGCCCGGGGCGGCCAATATCGAAACCCGTCAACTCGTGTGGGCGCTGGCGGATCGGATTCGTGACCAGGGCCTCGACGTCGAGGAAGTGAGTCCGAGCGCCTACGCCACCACCGGTGCGCTCGCCGAGGTTCGTCGGGTGATGAGCGGATGTGCCGGCGTTGCAGTGGTCGCCGTTCCCGATCTGAACGTACGTTCGGCATTGTGGCGGGCGGCAACGCCACAGGCCCGCGAGATTAGCGACCAGGGGCTGACTTCGCCGTGGACCTGCCTCGAACTCGGCCTGGCCACCGGACTTGGTTTGCCGGTATTTCTCGCCGAAGCCGACGGCGTCAGTTCAGAGGCTTTCGACTACAGCTCGCACGAACCGCACTTATACCGTGTACGACTCGCGGAGAATCATCTCTCGCGGACTTTCAGGGAGCCGTTCGACGACTGGTGCGGCGCCGTCCGCGAGAGGGGCGTTTCCTGATCCTGAATAGTCTCGCGCATTTGATCGCGCAAATGGCGTCAGGCGCCGAACACCTGGAAAACCGCCGCCGGTTAGTTAGTGGTGTGGGAGCGGCTTTCAGCGGTGACTACTTGCCACGGGTTAGCGGCGCGTGTGTGCCAGACCAGCTAT
This genomic interval carries:
- the shc gene encoding squalene--hopene cyclase — its product is MTDSATGSARPAALAVTPQQLSDAIDRAAAWLDDNQLEDGSWVGMLESNQCMEAEWLLVMHVVGRDNDPKKPGLIQTILDAQRDDGSWEVYYDAPTGDINATVECYAALRAHGIDANHAALCKAREWIFSNGGLSEVRVFTRYWLALIGEWPWENTPNLPPEVILLPDWAPITIYDMASWARGTVIPLAVLSARRAVYRLPPERRLDELFPDGRDQMDYTLPRKVGDVWELAFRGADRLLHVYQSLGGITSILPLREFAIRRCLDWVVERQEEDGAWGGIQPPWIYSVIALHHEGYALEHPVVKKGLDALDAHWTYEKNGSLRVQASESIVWDTLLALLALADCDRKLHDSPAMQRALEWVLNKQVTTGGDWQVKVKGVEPGGWPFERANNNYPDVDDTAVALMVLALLRDQYHDHARIDQAIERARNWVVAMQCSNGGWAAFDKDNDNELLTKLPFCDFGETLDPPSADVTGHVLEAFGMLGMTSDDPVVRCGYQFLVNEQEDDNSWFGRWGVNHLYGTAAVLPALHAVGQDMRQQWIRAAADWVAEHQNEDGGWGESCASYMDRSMRGRGDSTASQTAWALMALLAMGEPAYRVAIERGLAWLIAKQDDDGTWDEPQYTGTGFPGYGIGARMDLAETNLERRLSQGTELARGFMINYNLYRHYFPLIAMGRARRYLHSGHG
- a CDS encoding pentapeptide repeat-containing protein, with the protein product MSFSDLAVFIGAIVTLAGVIAAGYRYFAHRERQAIVRTAFRETVDSLGAGDAVHRRAGAIMLRRFFNEKTEQGGKGTPYAQEAQDVIAATLRNIETGSFQKLLADGLVYAPTLVGADLQKTNLQGAYLGPREGKVAELRGADFFRADLTLASLKNADAREAQFYQARLASTVLKGADLRDANFYEADLLGARFGGAKLDGANFANARNVPDEISERLDENGNYISDGAPDSTWSGGEKLSVFLSRPGAANIETRQLVWALADRIRDQGLDVEEVSPSAYATTGALAEVRRVMSGCAGVAVVAVPDLNVRSALWRAATPQAREISDQGLTSPWTCLELGLATGLGLPVFLAEADGVSSEAFDYSSHEPHLYRVRLAENHLSRTFREPFDDWCGAVRERGVS